Proteins from one Chthonomonas sp. genomic window:
- the rpsG gene encoding 30S ribosomal protein S7: MPRKGQAEKRIVAPDPVYGSELIQRFINRLMLDGKKSIAEHIFYSAVDEAAKKAEVEPRELFEKAVANVMPVMEVRARRVGGQNYQVPMEVRPVRKRTLAFRWLVENSRKRNGRSMVERLSSELLDAYNGTGPSVKKREDTHRMADANKAFSHYRF; this comes from the coding sequence ATGCCACGAAAAGGTCAAGCTGAAAAACGAATTGTCGCCCCGGATCCCGTATACGGAAGCGAGCTTATCCAGCGGTTTATCAACCGCCTGATGCTGGACGGCAAGAAGTCGATCGCCGAGCACATCTTCTACTCGGCTGTCGATGAAGCCGCCAAGAAGGCTGAAGTCGAGCCGCGCGAGTTGTTCGAGAAGGCCGTCGCCAACGTCATGCCGGTCATGGAAGTTCGAGCCCGCCGCGTCGGTGGTCAGAACTACCAGGTCCCGATGGAAGTCCGCCCGGTCCGCAAGCGCACCCTCGCCTTCCGCTGGCTCGTTGAGAACAGCCGCAAGCGCAATGGTCGCAGCATGGTGGAGCGCCTGAGCTCGGAACTGCTGGATGCCTACAACGGAACCGGCCCGAGCGTCAAGAAGCGCGAAGACACTCACCGTATGGCAGACGCGAACAAGGCGTTCTCTCACTACCGATTCTAG
- a CDS encoding Lrp/AsnC family transcriptional regulator: protein MAYRDSLDEIDLKILDLLQRDGRITNADLARLVGLSPPSVLQRVRKLEDAGVIVAYETRLDAEKLGFGLLIYVQIGLSLHHDRAITEFRRAVKAMPEVLECQHVSGDFDFLLKVVAQDMRTYEKFVTEKISIIRGVGKIHSFFTLGTTKDTNILPLEQVK from the coding sequence ATGGCTTATCGTGATTCGCTCGACGAGATCGATCTGAAGATTCTCGACCTGCTCCAGCGGGATGGCCGTATCACGAATGCTGACCTTGCGCGTCTCGTGGGGCTGTCACCTCCGTCGGTGCTACAGCGCGTGCGAAAACTAGAGGATGCAGGGGTCATCGTTGCGTATGAAACGCGGCTCGATGCGGAAAAACTAGGGTTCGGCTTGCTGATCTACGTTCAGATTGGCCTGAGCTTGCACCATGACCGGGCCATTACCGAGTTCAGGCGAGCGGTCAAGGCGATGCCCGAGGTTCTGGAATGTCAGCACGTGAGCGGCGATTTCGACTTTCTACTGAAAGTCGTGGCACAAGACATGCGCACTTACGAGAAGTTCGTCACGGAAAAGATTTCGATCATTCGGGGAGTGGGGAAAATCCACTCGTTCTTCACGTTGGGGACAACCAAGGACACCAACATCCTCCCGTTGGAGCAGGTGAAGTGA
- a CDS encoding DinB family protein: protein MTADFASAWAELESERAVLVEHVRSLGDQGRQPGVPGGLSPLATIEHLARTEKMYQGWIEKAAASNGAGDPKPNFIYRMVRKRMHSAKAVPTTPGLTPATDFDLDEAAGNWAQIRQVLESPLKQLAEAGRAFRHPVFGRMGADDYISLTRAHIHYHRQRMP from the coding sequence GTGACCGCAGACTTTGCCTCAGCGTGGGCCGAGCTTGAGTCGGAGCGCGCCGTGCTTGTCGAGCATGTTCGCTCGTTAGGTGATCAAGGTCGTCAACCGGGCGTGCCAGGAGGGCTGAGTCCCCTGGCCACGATTGAGCATCTTGCTCGGACCGAGAAGATGTACCAAGGCTGGATCGAGAAGGCGGCAGCTTCGAACGGAGCGGGCGATCCCAAACCGAACTTCATCTACCGTATGGTCCGGAAGCGCATGCACTCAGCAAAAGCGGTTCCAACCACGCCCGGCCTCACCCCGGCAACTGACTTCGATCTCGACGAAGCAGCTGGGAATTGGGCGCAGATCCGTCAGGTGCTCGAATCGCCATTGAAACAGCTTGCCGAAGCGGGCCGAGCGTTCCGTCATCCGGTGTTTGGACGAATGGGAGCAGATGACTACATCAGCCTGACCCGGGCCCATATCCACTACCACCGACAGCGGATGCCTTGA
- a CDS encoding 30S ribosomal protein S12 produces the protein MPTVNQLVRKGRRSKSFKSKSPALKGNPFRRGVCTVVRTQTPKKPNSALRKVARVRLTNGIEVSAYIPGIGHNLQEHSVVLVRGGRVKDLPGVRYHIVRGTQQTAGTANRKQGRSKYGAKRPKAAK, from the coding sequence ATGCCGACAGTTAATCAGCTCGTTCGAAAAGGACGCCGGTCGAAATCGTTTAAGTCCAAGTCGCCGGCTTTGAAGGGGAACCCGTTCCGCCGCGGAGTTTGCACGGTTGTGCGAACCCAGACGCCGAAGAAGCCGAACTCGGCTCTTCGCAAGGTGGCTCGTGTTCGTCTGACGAACGGCATCGAAGTCTCGGCTTACATCCCGGGCATTGGCCACAACCTCCAGGAGCACAGCGTTGTTCTGGTTCGAGGCGGTCGCGTCAAGGACCTTCCTGGTGTGCGCTATCACATCGTTCGCGGTACCCAACAGACCGCCGGTACTGCCAACCGCAAGCAAGGCCGCAGCAAGTACGGCGCGAAGCGACCGAAGGCCGCGAAGTAA
- a CDS encoding ABC transporter ATP-binding protein: MAGVQFKSISKIFGKDVKAVDDLKLDINDGEFMVLVGPSGCGKTTALRMIAGLEEATSGDLMIGERRVNDVPPKDRDIAMVFQNYALYPHMTVYDNIAFGLRLRELKGFFWQITHMGEAKKVKDSIDQRVQEAARMLDIGHLLQRKPAALSGGQRQRVALGRAIVRKPKVFLMDEPLSNLDAKLRIQTRAELIRLHRQLGITTIYVTHDQVEAMTMGQRVAVMKDGKLQQCDHPEVVYRQPANKFVAGFIGAPPMNFLEARLVDASDGLWVDTGDFKFKLPKDHPARRLAGQEVTLGFRPEDVYDASLNNPIQSTPENTIDALIDVMEPLGHVYTLYLKVGEHTFQATIDSSTSVKEREMAKFSINLDALHIFDKATEEAVR, encoded by the coding sequence TTGGCAGGAGTTCAGTTTAAGTCGATCTCAAAAATCTTTGGCAAAGACGTCAAAGCAGTGGATGACCTCAAGCTCGACATCAATGATGGCGAGTTTATGGTTCTGGTCGGCCCTTCTGGCTGCGGCAAGACCACCGCGCTGCGCATGATCGCCGGACTCGAAGAGGCCACCAGTGGTGATCTGATGATCGGCGAGCGGCGGGTGAACGACGTTCCGCCGAAAGACCGCGACATCGCGATGGTCTTTCAGAATTACGCGCTGTACCCCCACATGACGGTGTACGACAACATCGCCTTTGGCCTGCGCCTCCGCGAGCTGAAAGGGTTCTTCTGGCAGATCACGCACATGGGTGAGGCCAAGAAGGTGAAGGACAGCATCGACCAGCGAGTCCAAGAAGCGGCCCGGATGCTCGATATTGGACACCTGCTCCAGCGAAAACCCGCTGCGCTTTCAGGTGGTCAGCGCCAGCGCGTGGCTTTGGGACGCGCGATCGTCCGCAAACCCAAAGTCTTCTTGATGGACGAGCCTCTTTCTAACCTGGATGCAAAACTACGTATTCAGACTCGAGCTGAACTCATTCGTCTCCATCGCCAACTGGGTATCACGACGATCTACGTGACGCACGACCAGGTCGAGGCGATGACGATGGGCCAGCGCGTAGCCGTCATGAAGGACGGCAAACTTCAACAGTGCGACCATCCCGAGGTCGTGTACCGCCAGCCCGCGAACAAGTTTGTCGCTGGCTTTATCGGTGCTCCTCCCATGAACTTTCTCGAAGCTCGGCTGGTGGACGCGAGCGATGGTCTCTGGGTCGATACCGGCGACTTCAAATTCAAATTGCCCAAGGATCACCCCGCACGCCGGCTGGCTGGGCAAGAAGTAACGTTGGGCTTCCGGCCGGAAGATGTCTACGATGCTTCGCTCAACAACCCGATCCAGTCAACGCCCGAGAACACGATTGATGCGCTGATCGACGTCATGGAGCCGCTGGGCCACGTGTACACACTGTATCTAAAGGTCGGCGAACACACCTTCCAGGCGACCATCGACTCTTCAACGTCCGTGAAAGAGCGCGAGATGGCCAAGTTCTCCATCAACCTGGATGCACTGCACATCTTCGATAAAGCGACCGAGGAAGCCGTTCGGTAA